CGATGCCAAATGGTGATATTACCCACCCAATCCCTGACTTAACTGGCTATATTACCGAAGGACAAATTGTATTGGACCGTGCCTTAGCCCAACAAGGGATTTACCCACCAATTGCTGTACTACCATCCTTATCCCGTCTGATGAAAGACGGTATCGGGGAAGGGTTTACCCGGGCAGACCATGCGGATGTTTCTAACCAATTGTTCGCTTGCTACGCAAAAGTAAGCGATGCCCGTGCCCTGGCTTCTGTTATCGGGGAAGAAGAATTATCCGAAACCGATAAAGCCTATATGGAATTTGGACGCCAATTTGAACAAAACTTTATCCAACAAGGTGAAAATGAAGACAGGACAATGGAACAAACCCTGGAATTGGGTTGGGACTTACTCTGCCTACTGCCAAAAGAAGAATTGGACCGTATCAATTCTGACCTATTATTCCAGTTCTACGATTCCAGCCGTGCGGATCGTTTCCGTAAAAATAAAAGATTCTAAAAACACGATCCAATAATTGAAGGGAGGTCCATCTATGGCTTTAGCTGTGTTCCCTACTAAGGGTAACTTAATTAATATCAAAAAGTCCCTGAACCTTGCCAGATTGGGTTTTGACTTAATGGACCGCAAAAGAAATATTCTGGTGCGGGAAATGATGTCTTTGATTGACACCGCAAAATCCATCCGTGGTGAAATTGAAAAAACCTATGCGGAAGCTTATTTGGCACTTCAAAAAGCAAATATTACATTGGGCGTGTGTGAAAATATCGCAAACGGAATTGAAATTGAAACGGGGGTACATATTACCTACCGTAGCGTTATGGGTGTGGAAATTCCAAAAGTTACATTGGAATCTACCCTTTCCCCCAACGCTTATGGTTTTACAGGAACCAACTCCCAATTGGATATTGCTTATATTAAATTTGAAAAAGCAAAACAAATAAGTATTGTATTGGCTGAAATTGAAAATAGTGTTTACCGTCTAGCAAATGCGATTAAAACTACCCAACGCCGAGCAAACGCATTAAAAAATATTAATATTCCACAATTTGAAGAAACCGTTAAATTTATCTCCGATGCTTTGGAGGAAAAAGAACGGGAAGAATTCAGCCGAATGAAAGTAATTAAACGCACGAAAGAACAACAAGAACAAACGAGCTAGTAAAAAAACACCATTGAAATCAATGGTG
This is a stretch of genomic DNA from Clostridium facile. It encodes these proteins:
- a CDS encoding V-type ATP synthase subunit D, with the protein product MALAVFPTKGNLINIKKSLNLARLGFDLMDRKRNILVREMMSLIDTAKSIRGEIEKTYAEAYLALQKANITLGVCENIANGIEIETGVHITYRSVMGVEIPKVTLESTLSPNAYGFTGTNSQLDIAYIKFEKAKQISIVLAEIENSVYRLANAIKTTQRRANALKNINIPQFEETVKFISDALEEKEREEFSRMKVIKRTKEQQEQTS